A window of the Buteo buteo chromosome 8, bButBut1.hap1.1, whole genome shotgun sequence genome harbors these coding sequences:
- the PLA1A gene encoding phospholipase A1 member A, translated as MVDDPKRKPLIVLAVLLLFSSAEAGKKNMNRPSRHHCTDFQTANFLRGSKLKVQFLLFTSSRPSCGELILADDSIENYSFNSSLETKIIIHGFRALGTKPSWIEGLVHAILHTSQVNVIAVDWVYGSTGAYPSAVENVTQLALSISQFISKLLALGVSGTSIHIIGVSLGAHVGGLVGHFHGGQLGRITGLDPAGPKYTRASPEERLDPGDALFVEAIHTDADNFGIRIPVGHIDYFVNGGKDQPGCPRFISAGYKYLICDHMRAVHLYVSALKQSCPIVAFPCASHQDFLNGHCLDCVDPFLFSCPRIGLLEQAGVNLRKLPKEVKVYLMTSPSAPFCVHHSLVEFHLQKKRNIGTSIEITFCSNSTKDTAKITIPRHQEMGKRLLAHRVPLCQINSVTLKYLPKNQFWRRDETSIVGKFCVAPLPLDSNRTTSCLPWNLTLPGNRDISYELPAACA; from the exons ATGGTTGATGATCCGAAGAGAAAGCCCCTCATTGTTCTTGCTGTCCTCTTGCTGTTCAGCTCAGCAGAAGCAGGTAAGAAAAACATGA ACAGACCCTCAAGGCATCACTGCACTGACTTCCAGACAGCAAATTTCCTACGGGGCAGTAAACTTAAGGTCCAGTTTCTTCTGTTTACCTCCTCAAGACCCAGCTGTGGCGAGCTGATTTTAGCTGATGATAGCATCGAGAACTACAGCTTCAACAGCAGCCTGGAAACCAAGATCATAATCCATGGCTTCAG GGCTTTGGGTACCAAACCTTCCTGGATTGAAGGGCTTGTCCATGCCATACTGCACACAAGCCAGGTGAACGTGATCGCAGTAGACTGGGTTTATGGGTCTACAGGAGCCTATCCCTCTGCAGTGGAAAATGTCACACAGCTAGCCCTCTCCATCTCACAATTCATCAGCAAGCTCCTG GCCCTGGGAGTCTCAGGGACATCCATCCACATCATTGGGGTAAGCCTTGGTGCACATGTCGGGGGCCTGGTGGGGCACTTCCATGGCGGTCAGCTGGGACGGATAACAG GCCTGGATCCTGCAGGCCCTAAGTACACCAGAGCCAGCCCTGAGGAACGCCTGGATCCTGGGGATGCCCTCTTTGTGGAAGCCATTCATACCGATGCTGACA ATTTTGGGATCCGGATTCCTGTAGGCCACATCGATTATTTCGTCAATGGAGGCAAGGATCAGCCAGGATGCCCCCGATTCATCTCTGCAG gctATAAGTATCTGATCTGTGATCACATGAGGGCAGTACATCTCTATGTCAGTGCCTTGAAACAGTCCTGTCCAATCGTGGCGTTCCCCTGTGCAAGTcatcaagattttttaaatggtcATTGCCTGGACTGTGTTGATCCCTTCCTGTTCTCCTGTCCCAGAATAG gcctgctggagcaggcaggtgTCAACTTGAGAAAGCTGCCCAAGGAAGTGAAAGTTTATTTAATGACCAGTCCCTCAGCCCCATTCTGTG TCCATCACAGCCTGGTTGAGTTCcacttgcagaagaaaagaaacataggCACCAGCATTGAGATCACTTTCTGCAGCAACAGCACCAAGGACACAGCGAAGATCACCAT ACCTAGGCACCAGGAGATGGGCAAACGCCTGCTGGCCCACAGAGTTCCCCTCTGCCAGATAAACAGCGTGACACTGAAGTATCTCCCGAAGAATCAGTTTTGGAGGAGGGATGAAACATCCATTGTTGGCAAGTTCTGTGTAGCCCCCCTGCCTCTCGATAGCAA CCGGACAACGTCATGCCTGCCCTGGAACCTCACCCTCCCTGGCAACAGAGACATCTCCTAcgagctgcctgctgcttgtGCCTAG